In Rhizobium sp. BG4, the genomic stretch CAAACGGATCGTGCTTGTCGATGATGTCTACACGACCGGCGCGACAGTGGCCGCGGCAACGCGCGTCTTGCGCAAGGCAGGCGCCTCCGACATCACTGTTTTGACCTTTGCAAGGGCTCTGCAAGAACCTATATGACAAGGAGAAAACAGGCCCGTCTGGAGACCGGAATATGGTACCCGTTACGATCTATACACGGCAGTTCTGCGGCTATTGCGCCCGCGCCAAGTCCCTGCTCGAAGAGAAGGGTGTCGATTACGTCGAGCATGATGCGACGTTTTCGCCCGATCTGCGCCAGGAGATGATCGGCAAGTCGAACGGCCGCACGACCTTCCCGCAGATTTTCATCGGCAGTGAGCATGTCGGCGGTTGCGACGATCTCTTCGCGCTTGATCGCGCCGGCAAGCTCGATCCGATGCTGGCGGCCTGAGGGTAGCACCATGGTCTTCAAGGCAGCAGCCGTTCAGATGTGCTCAGGCGTCGATCCGGCGCGCAATGCCGTGTCGATGGCGCGGCTTGTCCGCGAGGCCGCCGCTCAGGGCGCGACCTATGTCCAGACGCCCGAAATGACCGGGATGCTGCAGCGTGACCGCGCGGCTGCCAAAGCGGTGTTGCGCGGTGAAGCCGACGATATCATCGTGCGGACCGCTTCGGAGCTTGCGGCCGAGCTCGGCATCCATATGCATGTCGGCTCGACGGCGATCGCGCTCGACGATGGCAAGATGGCCAATCGCGGCTTTTTATTCGGCCCCGATGGCAAGGTCCTGAACCGCTACGACAAGATCCACATGTTCGATGTGGATCTAGACAACGGCGAGAGCTGGCGTGAAAGCGCCGCCTACCGGCCTGGCTCGGAAGCCCGTGTCGTGTCGCTGCCATTTGTGGAGATGGGTTTCACCATCTGCTACGACGTCCGTTTCCCGGCGCTTTTCCGGGCACAGGCGGTTGCCGGTGCCGAAGTGATGACGGTTCCTGCCGCCTTCACGAGGCAGACCGGCGAAGCGCATTGGGAAATCCTGCTGAGGGCCCGCGCCATCGAGAACGGCGTCTTCGTTATCGCAGCCGCGCAGGCCGGCGTGCATGAGGACGGGCGCGAGACCTTCGGTCATTCGATGATCATTGATCCCTGGGGCCGGGTTCTGACATCTGCCGGGGGCACCGGCGAGGCCGTTATTCTGGCGGAGATCGATCTGGCTGCCGTGAAAGCTGCGCATGACAAGATCCCGAACCTGAAGAACGGCCGGGAATTCTCGATCGAGAAGATACCGGGGGCGGTGAAGGGAGGCGTTGCCGCTTGATCCGCTATTCCCTCAGTTGCGAGAATGCCCACGAGTTCGAAGGCTGGTTTTCCGAGAGCGCCGATTTCGATAGGCAGGTAGCGTCCGGTTTCCTGACCTGCCCCGTCTGCCATTCGGGCTCGATCTCGAAGGTGCTCATGGCGCCGTCCGTCTCCACCGCACGCAAGAAGGACGAGATCAAGACCGTCGCCATGGACGCGATGCGCCGTGAGGCATTTCAGAAGCTCAAGGATGCCGTTGCTCAGGTGAAGGCGAATTCCGAGGATGTCGGGACGCGATTTCCTGAGGAGGCGCGTAAGATCCACTACGGCGAAGCCGATGCGCGCGGCATTATCGGCCAGGCAACGGCCAACGAGGCCCAGGAGCTGATCGAGGAGGGCATCGAGATCGCTGCCCTGCCCGTCCTACCTGACGATGTGAACTGACATGCAGTCCGCGCGCCTCGCCTTTTACAATTTCGGGCTTCATGTGGCGCCGGCTGATAGTGAGGCGGTTCGCGGCTTCATGCTGCGCGAACCCGCAAATTTCGAAGCAGCGACGCGAGCGCAGGGCTTCCTGGGGCGTTCGGGTTATCCGGGCGTACCCGGTACGCGAAGCTGGGGCGTTCAGGTTTTTCCGAGATATATCGAAGGCAGCGGCTTCACCACCGCGCCGTCCTCATTGTCGCTCTGGGCCGATATCGAGTCCTTGATGGCCTTCAGCTATAACGGCGTGCATGCCGACGCGTTGAAGAATGCCCGGGCCTGGAATGCCCGGCAGAGCTGGCCGCCGCTGGTTTTGTGGTGGGTCTCGGCCACCCATCGGCCAGACTGGCAGGAGGGCGCCTCGCGGCTTGAATATCTCGACGATCACGGACCGAGCGCGCATGCGTTCAACTTCAAGCAGCCTTATGGTCCTGACGGCGAGGAAATCACCATCGACCGCGAACGGGTGAAGGAGGTTGCTGCCCAAAACGCCACGCGCCAGCAGGATCTCTTGGAACTCGTGAGTAAATTGAAGGTCTGATTGCTCAGGCCGGGCGCTTTGCTAGCAGCATGTAATTCACGTCCATGTCCTTCGACAGATTCCATTGGTTGGCCAGAGGATTGAAGAAGACGCCGGTGCGGTCGATGACTTCGAGGCCAGAGGCGGTCATCGGCGCTTCCAGTTCTTCGGGACGAACCAGCTTTTCATATTGATGCGTGCCGCGCGGCAGCCAGCGCAGGATGTTTTCGGCCGCGAAGATCGCGAGCGCGGCGGCCTTCATCGTGCGGTTGATGGTGGCGACGAACATCATGCCGCCGGGGCGGACCATCCTGGAGCAGGTCGACATGAAGAATTCGACGTCGGCGACGTGCTCAACGACTTCCATGTTCAGGACGATATCGAAGGTCTCGCCGGCTTCGGCGAGCTGTTCGGCCGTGACAGGACGGTAATCGACGGAAACGCCCGACGCCTTCGCATGGGTGGAGGCGATGCCGATATTCTTTTCGGAGGGGTCGGCGCCGACGACGGTGGCGCCCATCCGCGCAACCGGCTCGGACAGCAGGCCGCCGCCGCAGCCGATGTCGAGGACGCGCAGGCCTTCCAGCGGCTTCGGGCTTTTCGGGTCGAGCCCGAAATTCTCGGCTGCCTTGTCGCGGATATAGGTCAGCCGCACCGGGTTGAACTTGTGCAGCGGCTTGAACTTGCCGGTCGGGCTCCACCACTCAGCCGCCATCGCCGAGAAGCGGTCCACTTCGCTCTGGTCGATCGTGCTCTTTGCGGCTTCGCTCATTGGTCTGCTCCTTGCGTCAGTCATGAGTGAAGTCGGACGATCGGCGGCATAAGTCAAGGGGCGGGAAGCCGCGGGACAGAGAGCCGCGCCTCCAGGGCCGCAGCCATCGACAGCACGTTTTCATCCGCAAAGCGGCGGCCGACGATCTGCAGGCCGACGGGCAGGCCGTTCGATGCGAGGCCGACGGGAAGCGACAGGGCGGGAAGCTGCGGCAGCATGTTGAAGGGACAGGTCATGTCGAGACCGACGAAGCGACCATCCGGGCCGGTCGCGACATAATCGTCATCGCATTCGGTGACCAGCGGGGCGGTAACGGCGCAGGTCGGGCAGAGCAGTGCGTCGTAATTTTCAAAGAGGGCGGCCATGTCGCGCCACATGCGGGTGCGCAGCAGCTCGACGCGCTTGTAGGCGGTGGCGTTCATCGCCAGCCCGCGATCGATCATCGAAACGACGGCCGGATCCATCTTGTCGCGATAGGTCTCGATCGTCTCACCGAAGAAGCCGGACATGAAGACGCACCAGAGGTCGAACCATTCGTCGTTGACGGCGCGTGTCCATTGCATAGGCACTTCATCGACCGTTGCCCCGGCGCGGCGCAGCTCGTCGGCCGCCTGGCGGACAAGCCGTTCGACTTCGGGTTCGACCTGATAATAGCCGAGATCGACCGACAGGGCGAAGCGCTTGCCTGCGAGGCTGCCGTTGCGGGCAACGTGCGAGACGAAGCCAACAGGCAGCGACGAGATGTCCTCGTCGCTCGGTCCGCAGGTCGCTTCCATGAAGGAGACGGCATCGCCGACGGTGCGGGCGAGCGGGCCGAAATGCGAGATGTTATCGAAGACGCTCGGCAGGATGGTCATCGGGATGCGGCCGATGCTGGCCTTGAGGCCGACCGTGCCGCTCAAGGCCGCGGGTATGCGGACCGAGCCGCCCATATCCGTACCCTCGGCGAAGGGCACGACGCCGGTTGCGACTGCAACGGCAGAGCCGCCGGAGGAGCCGCCGGAGGTGCACTCCGGGTTCCATGGGTTGCGGGTGATGCCCCAGCGCGGGCTATGGGTGAAGCTGGCATAGGCGAATTCCGGGGTCGTCGTCTTGCCCATGAGGATGCCGCCGGCATCCTGGAGACGGCGGACGACGAGGGCGGTCTCGTCGGGGATCCGGTCACCCTGGGTCCAGGAGCCGAGGGTCGTCAGGTCTCCCTTGGTGGGGGTCATGTCCTTGGCAGCGAAGGGGACGCCGTGAAGGGGGGCTGTCGCTTCGCCGCGCGCTGCGCTACGGTCCGCGGCCTGGGCGGCTTCCAGCGCCTGTTCCTCGCGGATCACCGTGAAAGGGTTGAGGGTCGAATTGACGGCCCTGGCGCGTCGGATGGATTCGGCAACGACTGATACCGACGAGAAACGCCCTTCGCGAATGCCGCGGGCGATCTCCGTTGCCGGGAGGTCGAGCGGATGGGAGGCGGATTGTTCGGCCGCGTTCTTGGTCATGTCTGCGTGTTCCATCGGGGTCATTGCATTTCGCTTTGAAAGAGTGCTTGCTGTGCCGGAAGCCGTCTACGGCTTTTCATTGCCAGGACAATTCATGAATTCCGTTTCGAGACCAACTTCCCAGATGCCGTCCTTCGACGTCTGGAATGCTGCTCTCGCGCAGGCTGCGAACGCCATCGGTTCGCGGGCCTTTCCGGATGCGCTTGCCGCAGCGCTCAGGCTGCTGGCGCCGTTCCAGATGATGAACGGCTTCATCTATTCGCCCGATGGCCATGCCTTCGATCTCTATAACGAGAAGATCGTTGCCGAGCGGTCGCTGATCGTCGACCGGTATCTGGCAGGTGCCTTCGTGCTCGATCCCTTCTATGACGCGATCCGTGCCGATGGCGGCGCGCGGATGATCGTGATGCGCGAGATCGCGCCCGACGATTTTGCGCAGACCGAATATTTCCGCCTGCACTACGCGACGACCGAGATCATCGACGAGATCGGTTTCGTTCTGGCGCTCGAGACCGGCTATATCGCCGTGCTGTCCCTGTCGCGCACCGGCAATGCGGCGCTGTTTTCCGAAGAGGACCTGCAGCGGCTGCGTTCGGCCGCATTGCTCGTCTGTGCGCTTGGAAGCCGTCACTGGTTTCATGTCTCGGGCTTGTCGCTGGAGATCAAGAATGCCACTCCAGCCGCACGGATCGAACATCCGCTGCTGACCAAGCGTGAACTCGAGATCGTGACGCTGATCCTCAAAGGACATTCCAACCTCTCGCTTGCCGCCGTTCTCGAGCTTTCGCCCAACACCGTGAAGGTGCATCGCCGGCAGATCTACTCGAAACTCAACATTTCCAGCCAGGCCGAACTCTTCCGCCTGTTCCTGGCTTAGCCCGGCCGTGTCCGGCCGGGCCGCTTTTCGAAGCTTTACTCTGCGAAGTCCATTTCGGGAGGTGCGGACTGGAAGAAGCGGGTCAGGTAGGCGAGATAGCCGACACCGATGACCAGCCAGATCAGGCCGAGAACCTTGGCATGCTCATCGAGATTCCAGAGCAGGAAGAGATCGCAGACCGCGGCGAGCGCCGGGATGACGAGACCGATCAACGCGCCGAGCGGCTTCACCTGCTGGTCGCCTTTCACATAGAGCGCGATGACCGAGATGTTGACCGCGGTGAAGGCGAGGAATGCGCCGAAGTTGATGAAGGAGGTCGAGGTCGTCACGTCCATGGTCAGCGCCAGCAGGCCGACGATGCCGACGAGCACGAGGTTGATCACCGGCGTGTGCCACTTTGGATGCAGGCTGCCGAAGATCGACGACGGCAGAACGCTGTCGCGTCCCATGGCGAAGAGCAGGCGGCCGACGCTGGCCTGGGCGGCAAGACCCGAGGTGAACTGCGCGACGACGAGCGTTGCAAGGAAGATGGTGACGAAAAGGTCGCCGCCGATGGTCTTGGCGATTTCGCTGGCAGCGGCATCGACAGAGACGAAGTCCATGCCCGGATGGGCAAGCTGGGTGACGTAGGCAGCGACGACGAAGATCAGGCCGCCGGCAAGCGCGGTGATCAGGATGGCGCGGGGCATGGTGCGCTTGGCATCCTTGGTTTCCTCGGTCAGCGTCGAGACGGCGTCGAAGCCGAGGAACGAGTAGGCGGCGATTGCCGCACCGGCGATCGATGCCGAGAAGGGCACGTCAGCCTTGAAGAACGGCGTTGCCGAGACGAGGCCGCCCGGGCCGCTGGCAGCCATGACATAGCGGGCTGCGAGGAAGACGAAGGCGATCAGGACGGCGAGCTGCACCAGCATCAGGATGAAATTGACGCGGTTTGCGAATGCGATGCCGACGACATTGACCAGCGTGGTCAGCAAGATGAAGCCGATGATCCAGACATAGGCCGGGATGGCCGGGAAGGCGGAGGTCAGGTAGGCCGCGCCGATCAGCCAGATGACCATCGGCAGGAAGAAATAGTCGAGCAGAACCGCCCAGCCGACGAGGAAGCCGATGCTCGGGCTCAGTGAGCGGCGGGCATAGGTGTAGGCGGAACCGGCGACCGGATAGACGCGCGCCATGACGCCGTAGCTGATGGCGGTGAGCAGGATCGCGGCAGCCGCCACGAGATAGGCCATGGCAGTCGTGCCCTGGCTTGCGGCGGCAAGTGCGCCGAAAGTGCCGAAGACGATCATCGGCGTCATATAGGCCAGACCAAAAAGCACAACGGACCAGAGGCCCAATGTGCGGTCGAGTTTTACTGTGTCATTCATGTTCCGCCTCCGCGAAGAGTTGTTGATTGATCTTCCCGGGAGCTGCGCAGTGCAATTCGTTTAGCTGTTCCGCGCAGGTCACCGCCCGCATTTTTTATTTGTGAAGAAAAGATGAACGAGCGGGCGGAGATCGAACATAACCCCAAGGTGTTATGGGGAGCGGCGGCCGGAGACGTCAACAGCCGCCAGGAAAAGCCTCTGCCGCCGATCGCGGAAAACTTTGCTAAACCGTACCGCCAAACGCCAACTGGCGACCTTGCCACCCCCATGCAAAGCCGCTAAGAGACGCCGCAACTTGAGCCCTTGGGCGCCAAGGCTTTAGAAGCGTTTCAGAACTCCCAATTCGAGCGCTCCGGCCTTTGGTCCGACCGGCTCCTGATGCCGGGTCTGGCAATCGTCTCTCCCGGTGGTTTGTCAATGGCGCATGATCGGCCGGAGAAATCCGCTCGCGGCCCCCGGCGCTGGCTGTGGTAGAGGCTTATGGCACGCATCGTTATGAAATTCGGCGGAACTTCCGTCGCCGATCTGGACCGCATCAAGAACGTTGCCCGCCATGTGAAACGTGAAGTGGACGCGGGCCACGAAGTCGCGGTCGTCGTTTCGGCGATGTCGGGCAAGACCAACGAGCTCGTCGGCTGGGTGCAGAACATGCCGAAGGTCGTCGGCGCCAACTCCCCGTTTTACGATGCACGCGAATATGATGCCGTCGTCGCTTCGGGCGAGCAGGTCACGGCCGGTCTGCTGGCGATCGCGCTGCAGGCGATGGATATCAATGCGCGCTCCTGGCAGGGCTGGCAGATCGCCATCCGCACGGACAACGCCCATGGCGCCGCCCGCATCCAGGAGATCGACGGTGCCGACATCGTCAAGCGCATGGGCGAAGGCCAGGTTGCCGTCATCGCCGGCTTCCAGGGAATCGGCCCGGACAATCGCATTGCGACGCTCGGCCGCGGCGGTTCCGATACGTCGGCCGTTGCCGTTGCCGCGGCGCTGAAGGCTGACCGCTGCGACATCTATACCGATGTCGACGGCGTCTACACGACCGACCCGCGCATCGTGCCGCAGGCGCGCCGCCTGAAGAAGATCGCCTTCGAAGAAATGCTCGAAATGGCATCGCTCGGCGCCAAGGTTCTGCAGGTCCGCTCGGTGGAACTTGCCATGGTGCACAAGGTTCGTACCTTCGTGCGCTCCTCTTTCGAAGATCCCGATGCTCCGGGCATGGGTGACTTCTTGAATCCGCCCGGAACGCTGATTTGTGACGAGGATGAAATCGTGGAACAGGAAGTAGTCACCGGCATCGCCTATGCCAAGGATGAGGCTCAGATCTCGCTTCGCCGTCTTGCCGACCGGCCGGGTGTTTCCGCCGCGATCTTCGGACCGCTGGCCGAGAACCACATCAATGTCGACATGATCGTCCAGAACATCTCTGAAGACGGCTCGAAGACCGACATGACGTTCACGGTTCCGTCGGGCGATGTCGACAAGGCGATCAAGGTCCTGTCCGACAACAAGCCGGCGATCGGCTACGATGTCGTGCAGCACGAATCGGGCCTGGTGAAAGTATCGGTTATCGGCATCGGCATGCGTTCGCACGCTGGCGTTGCAGCGACGGCCTTCCGCGCGCTCGCGGAAAAGGGTATCAACATCAAGGCGATCACCACGTCGGAGATCAAGATTTCGATCCTGATCGACGGCCCGTATGCGGAACTCGCTGTCAGAACTTTGCATTCCTGCTACGGTCTCGATAAGAATTGATTCCCAGCGGGCGGGCCGCCCCTTCGACATGAAGAGATGCGGCCGGTTTGCTGGCCGCATTAGGCATTTGTTTCGGGGAGCTTGAGACGCAATGAGAGACCTGTCCGGCGGTCCGCGCGTACTGCTCAAGCGGTTGCGCGAGTTGATGGCGGAGCCGCTGGAGCCGCAGGAGCGACTCGACCGGATCGTGCGCCAGATTGCCAGCAACATGGTGGCGGAGGTCTGCTCCGTTTACGTGCTGCGCGCCGACGGCGTCCTCGAGCTTTACGCAACCGAAGGTCTGAACAAGGAAGCCGTCCACCTTTCGCAATTGAAGATGGGACAGGGTCTCGTCGGTACGATTGCCGCTTCCGCGCAGCCGCTCAATCTTTCCGATGCGCAATCGCATCCGGCCTTCCGCTATCTGCCGGAAACCGGCGAAGAAATCTATCACTCCTTCCTCGGCGTGCCGATCCTGCGCACGGGCCGCTCGCTCGGCGTTCTCGTCGTCCAGAACAAGGCGAGCCGCAACTATCGCGACGAAGAGCTTGAAGCGCTCGAGACGACGGCGATGGTGCTCGCCGAGATGATCGCCACCGGCGAGCTCAAGAAGATCACCAAGCCCGGCCTCGAACTCGACCTGACGCGTTCCGTCACCATCGACGGCGACACCTATAATGAAGGTATCGGTCTCGGTTACGTCGTGCTGCACGAGCCGCGCATCGTCGTCACCAACCTGCTGAACGAGGACTCGGAAAAGGAAATCCGCCGCCTCGCCGAAGCCATGGGTTCGCTGCGGCTGTCGATCGACGACATGCTGTCGCGCCGTGACGTGTCGATGGAAGGCGAGCATCGCGAGGTTCTCGAGACCTACCGCATGTTCGCCCACGACCAGGGCTGGGTGCGCAAGCTGGAAGAGGCGATCCGCAACGGCCTGACGGCGGAAGCCGCGGTCGAGAAGGTTCAGTCGGACACCAAGGCGCGGATGATGCGCCTCACCGACCCGTATCTGCGCGAGCGGATGCATGATTTCGAAGACCTGGCAAACCGCCTGCTGCGGCAGCTGACCGGCTATACCGGCCGCACCACCGCCGATGGCTTCCCGAACGATGCGATCATCTTTGCGCGCGCCATGGGCGCTGCCGAGCTGCTCGATTATCCGCGCGCCAATGTTCGCGGTCTCGTGCTTGAGGAAGGCGCTGTCACCAGCCACGTCGTCATCGTTGCGCGTGCCATGGGCATTCCGGTTATTGGTCAGGTTGCCGGTGTCGTGGCGCTTGCCGAAAATGGTGATGCGGCGATCGTCGATGGTGATGAGGCGCATGTCCATCTGCGGCCGATGCAGGATTTGCAGCGCTCCTACGAGGAAAAGGTCCGCTTCCGAGCCCGCCGTCAGGAGCAGTTCCGCGCGCTTCGTGCTGTCGAGCCGCTCACCAAGGATGGCAAGCGGATTGCGCTGCAGATGAATGCCGGCCTGCTGGTCGACCTGCCGCAGCTCGCCGAATCCGGCGCTGAAGGCATTGGTCTGTTCCGCACCGAGCTGCAGTTCATGATCGCCTCGACCATGCCGAAGGCCGAGGAGCAAGAAGCCTTTTACCGCAACGTGCTGAAGCAGGCGGCAGGACGCCCCGTGACCTTCCGTACGCTCGATATCGGCGGCGACAAGGTCGTTCCGTACTTCCGCGGGCACGAGGAAGAAAATCCGGCGCTCGGATGGCGCGCGATCCGCCTGTCGCTCGACCGGCCGGGTCTCTTACGCACGCAACTGCGCGCCATGCTGAAGGCCGCTGCCGGCACCGAGCTGAAGATCATGGTGCCAATGGTGACCGAGGTTTCGGAGCTGAAGGCGGTCCGCGAGCTCCTGCAGAAGGAAGTGCAGCACCTCTCGCGCTTCGGCCACGGCCTGCCGCGCAAGCTGCAGTTTGGCGCGATGCTCGAGGTTCCTGCGCTGCTCTGGCAGCTGGACGAATTGATGGAAGCGGCCGATTTCGTTTCGGTGGGTTCCAACGATCTATTCCAGTTTGCGATGGCTGTCGACCGCGGCAATGCGCGGGTGTCTGACCGTTTCGACACGCTTGGCCGTCCGTTCCTGCGGATTCTGCGCGATATCACGCGCGCCGGTGAGCGTAACAATACGACCGTGACGCTCTGCGGCGAGCTCGCCGGCAAGCCGATCTCGGCAATGGCTTTGATGGGGATCGGGTTCCGCTCGGTATCGATGTCGCCGGCCTCTATCGGCCCGGTGAAGGCGATGCTGCTCGGGCTCGACGTGACGGCGCTCGCCAAGGTCATGGACGAGGCGCTCGACGATACGCATGGCACGGAAACGATGCGCGACATTCTTGTCCGCTTCGCCAGCAGCCACAATATTCCCCTTTAGACAACGATAAGAAGAATTGGAGTGAAGGGTGGCGAAGCTTCCCCTTGAAAAGATGCGCGAGCTGGAACGCCGCTTCGGCGAGATCGAAGCGCGCATGTCCGCCGGTCCTGCGGCCGACGTCTATGTGAAGCTCGCCTCCGAATATTCCGAACTGCAGCCCGTGGTCGGCAAGATCCGCGCCTATCAGAAGGCCGTGGCCGAGTTTGCCGACCTGGAAGCGATGCTCGAAGACAAGTCCGTCGATCGCGAGATGCGCGATCTTGCCGAGCTTGAATATCCTGATGTCAAAGAGCGCATCGAGGGGCTGGAGCAGGAAATCCAGATCCTGCTCTTGCCGAAGGATGCGGCGGACGAGAAGAGCGCCATCCTGGAAATCCGCGCCGGAACCGGTGGGTCGGAAGCAGCGCTTTTTGCCGGCGATCTGTTCCGGATGTACGAGCGCTTTGCGGCTGCCAACGGCTGGAAGGTCGAGGTTCTCTCGTCGAGCGAGGGTGAAGCCGGCGGCTTCAAGGAAATCATCGCGACGATCACCGGCCGCGGCGTGTTCGCCAAGCTGAAGTTCGAATCGGGCGTTCATCGCGTACAGCGCGTGCCGGAGACGGAAGCGGGCGGGCGCATTCACACGTCGGCGGCGACCGTTGCAGTTCTGCCGGAAGCCGAAGAGATCGATATCGAAATCCGGCCGGAAGACATTCGCATCGATACGATGCGCTCGTCGGGTGCCGGCGGCCAGCACGTCAACACGACCGACTCCGCGGTGCGCATCACGCACCTGCCGACCGGCATTGTCGTGACCAGCTCCGAAAAATCGCAGCACCAGAACCGCGCCAAGGCGATGCAAGTGCTGCGCTCGCGGCTCTATGACGCCGAACGCCAGCGGGCGGACAGCGAACGCTCGGCCGACCGCAAGAGCCAGGTCGGGTCCGGCGACCGCTCGGAGCGCATCCGCACCTATAATTTCCCGCAGGGCCGCGTCACCGATCACCGCATCAATCTGACGCTCTACAAGCTCGACCGGATGATGGTCGGCGAAATCGACGAAGTGGTCGATGCGCTGCTGGCCGACTATCAGGCAAGCCAGCTTGCCAGCCTCGGCGAACAGCAATGACGGCAAGCGGGCGAACGGTCTCGGCGATCCTTTCCGGCGCCCGCAGCCGCTTCACGGAAGCGGGCGTTGCCGATCCGGCCACCGATGCCCGCCTGCTGATCTCGGGCCTGCTCGGCCTGTCGTCGACGGAGATGCTGACGCGGGCCAATGATGTTCCCGGTGCCGAGAAGATCGCCGTGATCGAGGCGGCGATCGAACGTCGCCTGCAGCACGAGCCGGTTCATCGCATTCTTGGCGAGCGTGAATTCTACGGTCTGCCGCTGTCGCTTTCGGCCGAAACGCTGGAGCCGCGGCCGGATACGGAAATTCTCGTCGATACGATGCTTCCGTATTTGAGAACCCTTGCAAGTGAGGGCGGCGATCTCCATATCCTGGATATCGGAACGGGAACGGGCGCCATATGTCTGGCGCTGCTGAGCGAGCTTCCACAAGCCAAAGGGACCGGTAGCGACATATCGGCCGACGCGCTTCAAACGGCTACGGCCAATGCGAAGCGGAACGGGTTTGAGGAGCGGTTCCGGGCAATACAATCCAGCTGGTTTGACAGTATCGATGGACGCTTTCATGCGATCGTCTCAAATCCGCCCTATATTGCCTCCAAGGTCATTCACGATCTCGCTCCCGAAGTGAAGAAATTTGATCCCGCGGCAGCTTTGGATGGCGGCCCGGATGGACTTGACGCCTACAGGGCGATCGCCAAGGATGCGGCAAGGTTCTTGCGGCAGAATGGCATTATCGGACTGGAGATCGGCTTCGATCAATGTGATGACGTCTCG encodes the following:
- the ptsP gene encoding phosphoenolpyruvate--protein phosphotransferase, translated to MRDLSGGPRVLLKRLRELMAEPLEPQERLDRIVRQIASNMVAEVCSVYVLRADGVLELYATEGLNKEAVHLSQLKMGQGLVGTIAASAQPLNLSDAQSHPAFRYLPETGEEIYHSFLGVPILRTGRSLGVLVVQNKASRNYRDEELEALETTAMVLAEMIATGELKKITKPGLELDLTRSVTIDGDTYNEGIGLGYVVLHEPRIVVTNLLNEDSEKEIRRLAEAMGSLRLSIDDMLSRRDVSMEGEHREVLETYRMFAHDQGWVRKLEEAIRNGLTAEAAVEKVQSDTKARMMRLTDPYLRERMHDFEDLANRLLRQLTGYTGRTTADGFPNDAIIFARAMGAAELLDYPRANVRGLVLEEGAVTSHVVIVARAMGIPVIGQVAGVVALAENGDAAIVDGDEAHVHLRPMQDLQRSYEEKVRFRARRQEQFRALRAVEPLTKDGKRIALQMNAGLLVDLPQLAESGAEGIGLFRTELQFMIASTMPKAEEQEAFYRNVLKQAAGRPVTFRTLDIGGDKVVPYFRGHEEENPALGWRAIRLSLDRPGLLRTQLRAMLKAAAGTELKIMVPMVTEVSELKAVRELLQKEVQHLSRFGHGLPRKLQFGAMLEVPALLWQLDELMEAADFVSVGSNDLFQFAMAVDRGNARVSDRFDTLGRPFLRILRDITRAGERNNTTVTLCGELAGKPISAMALMGIGFRSVSMSPASIGPVKAMLLGLDVTALAKVMDEALDDTHGTETMRDILVRFASSHNIPL
- the prfA gene encoding peptide chain release factor 1 is translated as MAKLPLEKMRELERRFGEIEARMSAGPAADVYVKLASEYSELQPVVGKIRAYQKAVAEFADLEAMLEDKSVDREMRDLAELEYPDVKERIEGLEQEIQILLLPKDAADEKSAILEIRAGTGGSEAALFAGDLFRMYERFAAANGWKVEVLSSSEGEAGGFKEIIATITGRGVFAKLKFESGVHRVQRVPETEAGGRIHTSAATVAVLPEAEEIDIEIRPEDIRIDTMRSSGAGGQHVNTTDSAVRITHLPTGIVVTSSEKSQHQNRAKAMQVLRSRLYDAERQRADSERSADRKSQVGSGDRSERIRTYNFPQGRVTDHRINLTLYKLDRMMVGEIDEVVDALLADYQASQLASLGEQQ
- the prmC gene encoding peptide chain release factor N(5)-glutamine methyltransferase; this encodes MTASGRTVSAILSGARSRFTEAGVADPATDARLLISGLLGLSSTEMLTRANDVPGAEKIAVIEAAIERRLQHEPVHRILGEREFYGLPLSLSAETLEPRPDTEILVDTMLPYLRTLASEGGDLHILDIGTGTGAICLALLSELPQAKGTGSDISADALQTATANAKRNGFEERFRAIQSSWFDSIDGRFHAIVSNPPYIASKVIHDLAPEVKKFDPAAALDGGPDGLDAYRAIAKDAARFLRQNGIIGLEIGFDQCDDVSDVFENEGFKRLESVKDYGQNDRVLVFALNV